The following are encoded in a window of Cervus canadensis isolate Bull #8, Minnesota chromosome 11, ASM1932006v1, whole genome shotgun sequence genomic DNA:
- the LIPT2 gene encoding putative lipoyltransferase 2, mitochondrial → MLQPAVRLVWLGQVPYAELLALQQRWLRRLQAEPGPEAGALLLCEPAGPVYTTGLRGGLTSEETARLRALGAEVRPLGRGGLATFHGPGQLLCHPVLDLRPLGLRLRTHVAALEACAVRLCELQGLPGACARPPPYTGVWLGERKICAIGVRCGRHVTSHGLALNCSTDLTWFEHIVPCGLVGTGVTSLSEELQRHVTVDEVIPRFLEAFKETYKCTLTSEDSPS, encoded by the exons ATGCTGCAACCGGCTGTACGGCTGGTGTGGCTGGGTCAGGTGCCCTACGCCGAGTTGCTGGCGTTGCAGCAGCGCTGGCTGCGGCGGCTGCAGGCCGAGCCAGGGCCCGAGGCGGGTGCGCTTCTGCTCTGCGAGCCCGCGGGGCCCGTGTATACCACCGGGTTGCGCGGCGGCCTGACGTCCGAAGAGACGGCGCGACTGCGGGCCTTGGGTGCCGAGGTGCGCCCCCTTGGCCGGGGCGGCCTAGCCACCTTCCACGGCCCGGGCCAGCTACTGTGCCACCCGGTACTCGACTTACGACCCCTCGGCCTGCGCCTGCGCACCCACGTGGCGGCGCTGGAGGCGTGCGCCGTGCGCCTGTGCGAGCTCCAGGGCCTGCCGGGCGCCTGCGCGCGGCCCCCACCCTACACCGGCGTTTGGCTGGGCGAGCGCAAGATCTGCGCGATCG GTGTCCGCTGTGGAAGGCACGTTACGTCCCACGGCCTGGCGCTGAACTGTTCTACGGACCTCACGTGGTTTGAGCACATTGTGCCCTGTGGGCTGGTTGGGACAGGCGTCACTTCCCTGAGTGAGGAGCTCCAGAGGCATGTCACTGTGGATGAAGTAATACCACGTTTCCTTGAGGCCTTTAAAGAGACCTACAAGTGCACGTTGACCTCAGAGGACAGCCCCAGCTGA